A single region of the Streptomyces sp. NBC_01803 genome encodes:
- a CDS encoding 3-hydroxybutyryl-CoA dehydrogenase translates to MTDIERVGVVGCGQMGAGIAEVCARAGLDVRVAETTGEALEFGRTRLANSLGRATGRGKITEAERDAALERITFTTDLGELADRDVVIEAVVESEPVKIEIFQVLDQVVTRPDAILASNTSAIPLVNLAVATSRPSQVLGVHFFNPAQVQRLVELVPALTTSENTVERVELLVTQVLGKEAIRAQDRSGFVVNALLVPYLLAAIRMFESGAASRDDIDNGMELGCAHPLGPLKLADLIGLDTVASIADSMYAELKEPLYAPPPLLLRMVAAGHLGRKTGTGFYPYDRVG, encoded by the coding sequence GTGACCGATATCGAACGGGTGGGAGTCGTCGGCTGCGGCCAGATGGGCGCCGGCATCGCCGAGGTGTGCGCCCGGGCCGGGCTCGACGTGCGGGTGGCCGAAACGACTGGCGAGGCCCTGGAGTTCGGCCGCACCCGGCTGGCCAACTCGCTCGGCAGGGCCACCGGGCGCGGCAAGATCACGGAGGCGGAACGGGACGCCGCGCTGGAGCGGATCACCTTCACCACGGACCTGGGCGAGCTGGCCGACCGCGATGTGGTGATCGAGGCCGTGGTCGAGAGCGAGCCGGTCAAGATCGAGATCTTCCAGGTCCTCGACCAGGTCGTGACCCGCCCCGACGCGATCCTCGCGTCCAACACCTCGGCCATTCCGCTGGTGAACCTGGCGGTGGCGACTTCCCGCCCCTCCCAGGTGCTCGGCGTTCACTTCTTCAACCCGGCGCAGGTCCAGCGTCTGGTCGAGCTGGTCCCGGCGCTGACCACGTCCGAGAACACGGTCGAACGGGTCGAGCTGCTGGTCACCCAGGTGCTGGGCAAGGAGGCCATCCGGGCCCAGGACCGTTCCGGCTTCGTGGTCAACGCGCTGCTCGTGCCCTATCTGCTGGCCGCGATCCGGATGTTCGAGTCCGGCGCGGCGAGCCGGGACGACATCGACAACGGCATGGAGCTGGGCTGCGCCCACCCCCTCGGCCCGCTGAAGCTGGCCGACCTGATCGGCCTCGACACGGTCGCGTCGATCGCCGACTCGATGTACGCGGAGCTCAAGGAGCCGCTGTACGCCCCGCCGCCCCTGCTACTGCGCATGGTCGCCGCCGGCCACCTCGGCCGGAAGACGGGCACCGGGTTCTATCCGTACGACCGCGTCGGCTAA
- a CDS encoding histidine phosphatase family protein produces the protein MLVTLIAAARRTPVLDARFGDDRPLDPGDWRALERAIPMLLPLAAAELRYCSPTLSSRQTGDALGLSPLSQLALRECDMGRWHGMTLQEVAGREPEAVDAWFADPRSAPHGGEPLLAFVSRVGAWLDTRPMANDGRIVAVTESSVIRAATLYALKAPPQSYWRTEVRPLSVVNLSGFRGGWSLRLG, from the coding sequence ATGCTGGTCACGCTGATCGCCGCAGCCCGCAGAACGCCCGTTCTCGACGCGCGTTTCGGTGATGACCGTCCACTGGATCCCGGGGACTGGCGGGCACTGGAGCGGGCCATCCCGATGCTGCTGCCGCTGGCCGCCGCCGAGCTCCGCTACTGCTCGCCGACCCTGTCGAGCAGGCAGACGGGCGACGCCCTCGGGCTCTCGCCGCTGTCCCAGCTCGCGCTGCGCGAGTGCGACATGGGGCGATGGCACGGCATGACTCTCCAGGAGGTCGCCGGCCGGGAGCCGGAGGCCGTGGACGCCTGGTTCGCCGATCCCCGGTCGGCGCCGCACGGCGGGGAGCCGCTGTTGGCATTCGTCTCCCGGGTGGGCGCCTGGCTGGACACCCGGCCCATGGCGAACGACGGGCGGATCGTCGCGGTGACCGAGTCCTCGGTGATCCGCGCGGCCACGCTCTACGCGCTCAAGGCACCCCCGCAGTCGTACTGGCGCACCGAGGTCCGCCCGCTCTCCGTGGTCAATCTCAGCGGCTTCCGCGGCGGCTGGAGCCTGCGTCTCGGCTGA
- a CDS encoding DUF1918 domain-containing protein: MRAKTGDRVVTHGRTVGQPDRVTEIVEVLGRDGEPPYRVRAEDGHESVVSPGPDSTVTPAGKRRRR; encoded by the coding sequence ATGCGAGCCAAGACCGGAGACCGGGTCGTGACACATGGCCGGACCGTGGGACAGCCGGACCGGGTGACCGAGATCGTGGAAGTGCTCGGCCGGGACGGCGAACCCCCGTACCGGGTCCGCGCCGAGGACGGCCACGAGAGCGTGGTCTCCCCCGGCCCCGACTCGACCGTGACCCCCGCCGGAAAACGCCGCCGCCGCTGA
- a CDS encoding glycoside hydrolase family 10 protein, whose amino-acid sequence MGRISRRGLAVAAVGTFAGVLTLNQASASGPRPRRYAMVAASQTRGMWIATVANIDWPDKPGLSPDEGKAELSALLDAAVERKLTAVYLQVRPTADALWPSPYEPWSEWLTGVQGQDPGWDPLDYAVREAHARGLALHAWFNPYRVATHDDPDRLTEEHPARRHPEWVVSYGGRLYYNPGIPEVRAFVQDAMADAVESYEIDGVHWDDYFYPYPVAGEEFDDDDAFAAYGGDFDDRGDWRRHNIDLLVREMRDRVRATKPGLPFGVSPFAVWRNKETDPLGSDTRAGVQTYDDLYADVRTWVREGWLDYVVPQAYWHIGNEAADYETVVAWWADVADGTGVDLYIGEALYKAGDPAQPDAWQDPAELSRHLTLCGEHPQVGGNIFYSAGQVVSDPIGAMSRVVADHYDTTAARSAQPTGLGGRP is encoded by the coding sequence ATGGGACGGATCAGCCGCAGGGGCCTGGCCGTCGCCGCCGTGGGCACGTTCGCCGGGGTGCTGACGCTCAACCAGGCGTCGGCGTCCGGGCCACGGCCGCGGCGGTACGCGATGGTGGCCGCGTCGCAGACGCGCGGCATGTGGATCGCGACCGTGGCGAACATCGACTGGCCGGACAAGCCGGGGCTGTCACCGGACGAGGGCAAGGCCGAACTGTCCGCGCTGCTGGACGCGGCGGTCGAGCGGAAGCTGACCGCGGTGTATCTCCAGGTGCGGCCGACGGCCGACGCGCTCTGGCCGTCGCCGTACGAGCCGTGGTCGGAGTGGCTCACCGGCGTGCAGGGGCAGGACCCCGGCTGGGATCCGCTGGACTACGCGGTGCGCGAGGCGCACGCGCGCGGGCTCGCGCTGCACGCCTGGTTCAACCCGTATCGCGTCGCCACGCACGACGACCCGGACCGGCTGACCGAGGAGCACCCGGCGCGGCGGCACCCGGAGTGGGTGGTGTCCTACGGCGGGCGGCTGTACTACAACCCGGGGATTCCCGAGGTCAGGGCCTTCGTGCAGGACGCGATGGCGGACGCGGTGGAGTCCTACGAGATCGACGGCGTGCACTGGGACGACTACTTCTACCCGTACCCGGTGGCGGGCGAGGAGTTCGACGACGACGACGCCTTCGCGGCGTACGGCGGGGACTTCGACGACCGCGGCGACTGGCGGCGGCACAACATCGACCTGCTGGTGCGGGAGATGCGGGACCGGGTGCGCGCGACGAAGCCCGGCCTCCCGTTCGGCGTCAGCCCGTTCGCCGTCTGGCGCAACAAGGAGACGGATCCGCTCGGCTCCGACACCCGGGCCGGCGTCCAGACGTACGACGACCTGTACGCGGACGTGCGCACCTGGGTCAGGGAGGGCTGGCTGGACTACGTCGTCCCGCAGGCGTACTGGCACATCGGGAACGAGGCGGCCGACTACGAGACCGTGGTCGCGTGGTGGGCGGACGTGGCCGACGGCACCGGGGTCGATCTGTACATCGGTGAGGCCCTCTACAAGGCCGGCGACCCGGCGCAGCCCGACGCCTGGCAGGACCCGGCCGAGCTGTCCCGCCATCTGACGCTGTGCGGCGAGCATCCGCAGGTCGGCGGCAACATCTTCTACTCGGCCGGTCAGGTCGTCTCCGATCCCATCGGTGCCATGTCGCGGGTGGTGGCGGATCACTACGACACGACGGCGGCGCGGTCCGCCCAGCCCACCGGGCTCGGGGGGCGGCCGTAG
- a CDS encoding phytoene desaturase family protein, producing the protein MTTRTGQDEAIVVGAGPNGLAAAVTLARHGLRVTVLEAADTIGGGTRSGELTVPGVLFDHCSSTHIMGAGSPFLRSLDLKRYGLEWAWPEVDLAHPLDGGAGAGALYRSVEETAAGLGEDGPAWRRLFGPLAADAEALTDEVMRPMLKVPRHPFRLARFGLRALQPASLVARRFRTARARALFGGVAAHLFGPLDQPVGASVGLMIIAAGHRFGWPVARGGSQAIADALAAMLTEAGGRIETGVRVRSLAELPPAGTVLLDLAPAAAAGVIGDRLPPRVRRAYTTRFRHGPGAFKLDLAVEGGVPWRDEACRRAGTLHLGGTFEQIARAEAEMSRGRMPERPFMLISQQYLADPDRSAGEVHPVSAYAHVPHGWPGDATEAMLDQFERFAPGTRERIVAADAKSTAELERDNANYVGGDIVGGANTPLQLTMRPRVALDPYRTGVPGVYLCSAATPPGAGAHCMSGHNAALSALRALGIRR; encoded by the coding sequence ATGACGACGAGGACCGGGCAGGACGAAGCGATCGTGGTGGGGGCCGGTCCCAACGGGCTGGCCGCCGCCGTCACCCTGGCCCGGCACGGGCTGCGGGTGACCGTGCTGGAGGCGGCCGACACGATAGGCGGCGGCACCCGCAGCGGTGAACTGACCGTGCCCGGCGTGCTGTTCGACCACTGCTCCTCGACGCACATCATGGGCGCCGGCTCGCCGTTCCTGCGCTCGCTCGACCTCAAGCGGTACGGCCTGGAGTGGGCCTGGCCCGAGGTCGACCTGGCGCACCCGCTGGACGGGGGCGCCGGTGCCGGGGCGCTGTACCGGTCGGTGGAGGAGACGGCGGCTGGTCTCGGCGAGGACGGCCCGGCCTGGCGGCGGCTGTTCGGGCCGCTGGCCGCCGACGCGGAGGCGCTGACCGACGAGGTGATGCGGCCGATGCTGAAGGTGCCCCGGCACCCGTTCCGCCTCGCCCGCTTCGGCCTCCGCGCGCTCCAGCCCGCGTCCCTGGTCGCCCGCCGCTTCCGCACCGCGCGGGCGCGGGCGCTGTTCGGCGGGGTGGCGGCGCACTTGTTCGGTCCGCTGGACCAGCCGGTCGGCGCCTCGGTCGGGCTGATGATCATCGCCGCCGGGCACCGGTTCGGCTGGCCGGTCGCCCGGGGCGGCTCCCAGGCCATCGCGGACGCGCTGGCCGCGATGCTCACCGAGGCGGGCGGCCGGATCGAGACGGGCGTCCGGGTCCGTTCCCTGGCCGAGCTGCCCCCGGCCGGCACGGTGCTGCTCGACCTCGCCCCGGCCGCCGCCGCCGGGGTGATCGGCGACCGGCTGCCGCCGCGCGTCCGCCGCGCCTACACCACTCGCTTCCGGCACGGCCCGGGCGCGTTCAAGCTGGATCTCGCGGTCGAGGGCGGCGTGCCCTGGCGCGACGAGGCGTGCCGCCGCGCGGGCACCCTGCACCTGGGCGGGACCTTCGAGCAGATCGCGCGGGCGGAGGCGGAGATGAGCCGGGGGCGGATGCCCGAGCGGCCGTTCATGCTGATCTCCCAGCAGTACCTGGCGGACCCCGACCGGTCGGCGGGCGAGGTCCACCCCGTCTCGGCCTACGCGCACGTCCCGCACGGCTGGCCGGGCGACGCGACCGAGGCGATGCTCGACCAGTTCGAACGGTTCGCCCCCGGCACCCGCGAGCGGATCGTCGCCGCCGACGCCAAGTCGACCGCCGAGCTGGAGCGTGACAACGCCAACTACGTCGGCGGCGACATCGTCGGGGGCGCCAACACCCCCCTCCAGCTCACCATGCGCCCGCGCGTCGCCCTCGACCCGTACCGCACCGGCGTCCCCGGGGTGTACCTCTGCTCGGCGGCCACCCCGCCCGGCGCCGGGGCGCACTGCATGAGCGGCCACAACGCGGCCCTCTCCGCGCTGCGCGCCCTGGGGATCCGCCGCTGA
- a CDS encoding DinB family protein, which translates to MTKRVPFTGGEKESLRAALDRHRDVVLWKLDGVDDETARRPMTPSGTSLLGLVKHLAAVEYAWFCQTFGRETEPLPFDDEDENADLRLEPHEKPGDVVAFYGRARAAADRVITETDVEDLGTAWSGDAVSLRWVLIHMIEETARHAGHMDILRELIDGATGDHPGRDEE; encoded by the coding sequence ATGACGAAACGCGTGCCGTTCACCGGCGGTGAGAAGGAAAGCCTGCGGGCCGCTCTGGACCGCCACCGCGACGTGGTCCTGTGGAAGCTCGACGGTGTGGACGACGAGACGGCGCGGCGGCCGATGACGCCGTCGGGGACGAGCCTGCTGGGGCTGGTGAAGCATCTGGCGGCCGTCGAGTACGCCTGGTTCTGCCAGACATTCGGCCGCGAGACGGAGCCGCTGCCGTTCGACGACGAGGACGAGAACGCCGACCTGCGGCTGGAGCCGCACGAGAAGCCGGGGGACGTTGTCGCGTTCTACGGCCGGGCGCGGGCCGCCGCGGACCGGGTGATCACCGAGACCGACGTGGAGGACCTCGGCACGGCGTGGTCCGGGGACGCGGTGTCGCTGCGCTGGGTGCTGATCCACATGATCGAGGAGACCGCGCGGCACGCGGGCCACATGGACATCCTGCGCGAGCTGATCGACGGCGCGACCGGCGACCACCCCGGGCGGGACGAGGAGTGA